The proteins below are encoded in one region of Sphaerodactylus townsendi isolate TG3544 linkage group LG06, MPM_Stown_v2.3, whole genome shotgun sequence:
- the RANGAP1 gene encoding ran GTPase-activating protein 1, with product MASEDISKLAESLAKTQVGGGQLSFKGKSLKLNRAEDAEEVIKEIEEFDGMEALRLEGNTVGVEAARAIAKALEKKPELKRCHWSDMFTGRMRSEIPPALISLGEALVSAGCQLVELDLSDNAFGPDGVRGFEALLKSPACFTLQELKLNNCGMGIGGGKILAGALQECHRKSSAQGKPLALKVFVAGRNRLENDGATALAEAFRIIGTLEEVHMPQNGINHPGITALAQAFALNPLLRVINLNDNTFTEKGAVAMAETLKKLRQVEVINFGDCLVRSKGAVAIAEAVKEGLHKLKELNLSFCEIKRDAALIIAEATENRSELEKLDLNGNSFGLEGCEQIQEILESFNMAEVLGSLSDDEGEDDDDEEDDDDDEDEDDEEEEEEEEEEEEEEEEPPQMQERGQGEQELLTPKKILETHESTPVSSTLPPVDVGTFLAFPSPEKLLRLGPKCSTLIVQQTDTSDVEKVVMVFLKISSVFKDETTVKTAVHETTDMLMREAFSSATFNSDAFITSLLVHMGLLKSEEKIKAVQSLYGPLMTVNHVVQQDYFPKSLVPVLLAFVTKPNRALDSCSVARHLLLQTLHQL from the exons ATGGCATCAGAAGACATTTCTAAGCTGGCAGAGTCGCTTGCCAAAACACAGGTGGGCGGAGGACAGCTGAGTTTCAAAGGAAAAAGCCTGAAGCTCAATAGAGCAGAAGATG CTGAGGAAGTGATTAAAGAGATTGAAGAGTTTGATGGCATGGAAGCTCTTCGTCTGGAAGGAAATACCGTCGGGGTGGAGGCAGCGAGGGCCATAGCCAAAGCTTTGGAGAAGAAACCTGAGCTCAAG AGATGCCATTGGAGTGATATGTTCACTGGAAGGATGAGATCTGAGATTCCTCCTGCACTG ATCTCTCTTGGGGAGGCCCTTGTTTCTGCAGGCTGCCAGCTTGTAGAACTGGATCTGAGTGACAACGCCTTTGGACCAGATGGGGTGCGTGGATTTGAGGCGCTGCTGAAGAGCCCTGCCTGTTTCACTCTGCAGGAACTCAAGCTAAACAACTGTGGCATGGGCATTGGTGGTGGCAAG ATCTTGGCAGGCGCTCTGCAAGAATGTCATAGGAAGTCAAGTGCTCAGGGCAAACCTTTAGCTCTGAAAGTATTTGTTGCTGGCAGGAACCGCTTGGAAAATGATGGTGCAACTGCTCTTGCTGAGGCCTTCCGG ATTATTGGTACATTGGAAGAAGTGCATATGCCACAAAATGGAATCAATCACCCAGGAATTACAGCCTTGGCGCAGGCCTTTGCTCTCAATCCCTTGCTGAGAGTGATCAACCTGAATGACAACACTTTTACAGAAAAGGGGGCAGTGGCCATGGCAGAG ACCCTGAAGAAACTCAGACAAGTAGAAGTGATCAACTTTGGTGACTGCCTGGTGCGTTCAAAAGGTGCTGTTGCCATTGCTGAAGCTGTCAAAGAGGGGCTCCATAAACTGAAG GAACTCAACTTGTCCTTCTGTGAAATCAAGCGAGATGCTGCTCTGATTATTGCTGAAGCTACTGAAAATAGGTCAGAGCTAGAGAAGCTAGATCTCAATG GCAACAGCTTTGGGCTGGAAGGCTGTGAACAGATTCAGGAGATCCTTGAAAGCTTCAACATGGCAGAGGTGCTTGGATCCCTGAG TGATGATGAAggggaagatgatgatgatgaagaagatgatgatgacgatgaggatgaggatgatgaagaagaggaggaggaagaggaggaggaagaggaagaagaagaagaacctcCTCAGATGCAGGAGAGGGGGCAGGGAGAACAAGAACTTTTGACACCTAAAAAAATTTTAGAGACTCAT GAGTCCACGCCAGTGTCTTCCACTCTTCCTCCTGTAGACGTTGGCACGTTTCTTGCATTCCCCTCTCCGGAGAAACTGTTGCGACTGGGCCCCAAGTGTTCAACCTTGATAGTTCAGCAG ACAGACACATCTGATGTTGAGAAGGTAGTTATGGTTTTTCTGAAGATCTCTTCTGTGTTCAAAGATGAAACAACAGTGAAAACAGCAGTGCATGAAACAACAG ATATGTTGATGAGGGAAGCCTTTTCTTCAGCTACCTTCAATTCTGATGCTTTCATTACTAGCCTCCTGGTCCACATGGGCTTACTCAAG AGTGAAGAGAAGATCAAGGCTGTTCAAAGCCTTTATGGTCCTCTGATGACTGTGAATCACGTGGTCCAGCAGGATTATTTCCCCAAGTCTCTTGTCCCAGTACTCTTGGCCTTCGTCACAAA ACCCAACCGTGCTTTGGATTCCTGTTCTGTTGCCCGCCACTTACTGTTGCAAACTCTCCATCAGCTGTAA